In Edaphobacter paludis, a single window of DNA contains:
- a CDS encoding phosphatidylinositol-specific phospholipase C1-like protein, whose translation MTISKVTGISLALALFAMGGSALAQQMTAAQQDQRVHVNEIQVIGSHNSYHAGFPPSARKLMEMKNPKGLHGLDYQHAPLADQLSGGVRQIEIDVYADTKGGRYAHPAILNMVAKAGLPADPEFDPHHVMDKPGFKVLHVQDIDVRSTCMTLIACLTDVRSWSKQHPQHLPIFILIETKEGKPELPTSTTPEPFTAPVFDALDKEIRSVFKPKEMITPDDVRGNSATLVEAVHAGKWPTLAEARGKVIFLMDQRHVEPIYTEGHPSLRGRVLFTNAEPGAPDAAFTEENDGSLAEIDALVKQGYLVRTRSDESTDQARTDDTTRRDLALSSGAQMISTDYPASEPSRWTKYVVELPNGLVARCNPVTKPAGCVDKLLAPPISAR comes from the coding sequence ATGACCATCAGTAAGGTAACCGGAATCTCCTTAGCCTTGGCGCTTTTCGCCATGGGTGGATCAGCGTTGGCACAGCAAATGACGGCAGCCCAGCAGGACCAGCGAGTCCACGTGAATGAGATTCAGGTGATTGGTTCGCATAACAGCTATCACGCGGGCTTTCCGCCGAGCGCAAGAAAGCTGATGGAGATGAAGAATCCCAAGGGACTACACGGCCTCGACTATCAGCATGCTCCGCTGGCCGATCAACTATCGGGCGGGGTGCGGCAGATAGAGATCGACGTATACGCCGATACCAAGGGAGGCCGCTACGCGCATCCGGCAATTCTGAACATGGTGGCAAAGGCGGGATTGCCGGCGGACCCGGAGTTCGATCCTCATCATGTGATGGACAAGCCCGGATTCAAGGTGCTGCACGTGCAGGATATCGATGTGCGCAGCACCTGTATGACGCTGATTGCCTGCCTTACTGATGTTCGTAGCTGGTCGAAGCAACATCCTCAGCATCTTCCAATTTTTATTTTGATTGAGACGAAAGAAGGAAAGCCTGAGCTTCCAACGTCAACGACTCCGGAGCCATTTACTGCGCCTGTGTTCGATGCCCTGGATAAGGAGATCCGATCGGTCTTCAAGCCGAAGGAGATGATTACGCCGGATGATGTGCGGGGCAATTCGGCAACTCTGGTAGAAGCTGTGCACGCAGGCAAATGGCCAACTCTGGCCGAGGCTCGCGGCAAGGTCATCTTTCTGATGGACCAGAGACATGTGGAACCTATCTATACCGAAGGGCATCCATCGCTGCGTGGGCGAGTGCTCTTTACGAATGCTGAGCCGGGCGCTCCCGATGCGGCGTTCACGGAAGAAAATGACGGTTCTCTTGCAGAGATTGATGCGCTCGTGAAGCAGGGCTATCTTGTGCGGACGCGTTCGGATGAGAGCACGGATCAGGCGCGCACGGATGATACGACGAGACGCGATCTTGCGCTTTCAAGTGGCGCGCAGATGATCAGCACGGACTATCCGGCGTCGGAGCCTTCGCGGTGGACGAAGTATGTTGTTGAGCTTCCCAATGGCCTTGTAGCGAGATGCAACCCCGTGACAAAACCTGCTGGCTGCGTGGATAAATTGTTGGCGCCTCCTATCAGCGCACGCTGA
- a CDS encoding TonB-dependent receptor: MMQNIQAGKAAHSEALIAGPGFAWLRLVLAILLLLPALQCYGQFESASVLGYVRDTTNAAIPNSTVTLTNVATSIKQTATTDADGRYEFSSVPIGRYRVATEATGFQRSETEPFTLTTASRQRVDVALKPGSVTEAVTVSAAPSVLETETSSRGQVVGTREIENLPLNGRSYADLALLAPGVRKSFLENQSTTSREASFNVNGQRSAFNNFLLDGLDNNSYGTSNQGFANENIPPSPDAVSEFRLETDNYSAEYGRASGAVINASIRRGTNQFHGRAWDYNRNTVFNAIGPFAPASGVKPSFIRNQFGGTFGGPIWRDHTFFFMDYEGVRQIALSYGTATLPTTEQRVGTFLLHNANGSTSPIPLQNPITGKVYADGVIPTADQTPFARAVMAALPQANNGATLNTAAAYANNFSAFPRGTINDDKGDIRIDHTFNQKLSIFGVYSQHQTAIFDPPTFGGAAGGNANANVHLYNRQIALGTTWVVTPASLLDFRIGIGHNEGGKSPYGLGNPSLLTANGITDGIPTDPIIVRSLNAQSVTGFSQFGTQSASPQFQNPSVLNPKVNYTLVHGKQSMKLGYEYQAINTQINDYNPSYGQDNYAGQYSTAPNTPADAFGQLQEAHNLADFLLGNRSSYSLTNFFIASVRQRMNFMYFQDDIKLMPNLTINAGVRYELATPQYEAHNKLANFDPTTKSLIQAKDGSIYNRALVNMPLTNVGPRFGLSYSATPNTVIRSGYGISYTQFNRAGGENNLTYNGPNVVNATINNFAPSPTTLCQNDTQDQTKCFRQTQQGYSVNLTAPSAFNPALVTSRYIPKNTKTGYVQSYHLSIQHQLPGQVVMDVAYVGNAGRHLQILADYNQASICTQALATNCKASLASRRPVSTFGDIEIAYGGGTSNYNALQFKVEKRYGNGLYLLNSFTWGRTFDLSAGHLETSNGDNSRVNFANPSSDYGRSNYDQPLNNTTAVIYDLPYGRGRHFGGSSSYLMDALLGGWQVTLINSMTSGLPTNLNYSNSTSTGTNVTDLYTYRPNVIGNPVAPSSNRTKTKTALTGYLLKSTGPGVAGAYVPTTGNPFGNAQRNMVMSPAFYQADLGLHKAFPLWREGSTFDFRAEAFNVLNKVNYQAPDGNVSNSTYGSITSAFPARQLQLAAKIIF; the protein is encoded by the coding sequence ATGATGCAAAACATACAAGCGGGAAAAGCCGCTCATTCAGAGGCCTTGATTGCTGGTCCCGGATTCGCATGGCTGCGTTTGGTGCTGGCGATTCTGCTGCTTCTGCCGGCGCTTCAATGCTACGGGCAGTTCGAGTCGGCCTCGGTGCTGGGTTATGTCAGGGACACGACGAACGCTGCAATCCCCAACAGCACGGTGACGCTTACCAATGTTGCGACGAGCATCAAGCAGACGGCGACGACGGATGCAGATGGCCGCTATGAATTTTCGAGTGTGCCCATCGGACGTTATCGCGTCGCTACGGAAGCTACTGGCTTCCAGCGGTCGGAGACGGAGCCTTTTACTCTGACGACGGCCTCTCGTCAGCGCGTCGATGTTGCATTGAAGCCGGGATCGGTGACGGAGGCGGTGACGGTATCGGCCGCACCGTCGGTGCTGGAGACGGAGACGAGTTCTCGCGGTCAGGTCGTCGGCACGCGGGAGATTGAGAATCTACCACTCAACGGCCGGTCGTATGCCGATCTTGCGCTGCTTGCTCCGGGTGTGCGGAAGTCGTTTCTGGAGAACCAGTCCACGACAAGCCGCGAAGCATCGTTCAACGTGAATGGGCAGCGAAGCGCGTTCAACAACTTCCTGCTGGATGGTTTGGACAACAACTCTTACGGGACGTCGAACCAGGGATTTGCGAACGAAAATATTCCTCCATCGCCGGATGCGGTCTCGGAGTTTCGGCTGGAGACGGACAACTACAGCGCGGAGTATGGTCGGGCATCCGGTGCGGTGATTAACGCAAGTATTCGCCGCGGAACGAATCAGTTTCATGGGCGCGCCTGGGACTATAACCGCAATACTGTATTCAATGCCATTGGGCCGTTCGCGCCTGCCTCGGGAGTGAAGCCCAGCTTCATCCGCAATCAATTTGGTGGCACCTTCGGAGGCCCAATCTGGCGCGACCACACGTTCTTCTTTATGGACTATGAAGGCGTTCGTCAAATTGCGCTCTCGTACGGAACTGCGACCTTGCCGACGACGGAGCAGCGCGTTGGCACCTTCCTGCTGCACAATGCCAACGGTTCGACCTCACCTATTCCTTTGCAGAATCCGATTACTGGAAAGGTCTATGCCGACGGAGTTATTCCTACGGCAGATCAGACGCCATTCGCGCGGGCTGTGATGGCGGCGCTGCCGCAGGCAAACAATGGGGCTACGCTGAATACTGCCGCGGCGTATGCCAATAACTTCTCTGCATTTCCTCGCGGCACCATTAATGATGACAAGGGCGATATTCGTATCGACCATACCTTTAACCAGAAACTCAGTATCTTTGGCGTATACAGCCAGCATCAGACGGCCATCTTCGATCCGCCGACGTTTGGCGGAGCAGCTGGTGGCAATGCAAATGCCAATGTCCATCTCTACAATCGCCAGATTGCTCTTGGTACGACATGGGTGGTTACACCGGCGTCGCTATTGGATTTCCGCATTGGCATCGGCCACAACGAAGGCGGTAAGTCGCCCTATGGCCTTGGCAACCCAAGCCTGCTGACGGCGAATGGAATCACGGATGGAATTCCGACCGATCCTATTATCGTGCGCAGCCTGAATGCGCAGAGCGTTACAGGGTTCTCGCAGTTCGGAACCCAGTCGGCGAGTCCTCAGTTCCAGAACCCTTCTGTTCTGAACCCGAAGGTGAACTACACGCTGGTCCACGGCAAGCAATCGATGAAGCTCGGCTATGAGTACCAGGCGATCAACACACAGATCAATGACTACAACCCGAGCTATGGACAGGATAATTACGCTGGACAGTATTCCACTGCTCCAAACACTCCAGCGGACGCCTTTGGCCAACTACAGGAAGCGCACAACCTCGCGGACTTTCTATTAGGGAACCGCAGCTCTTATTCACTTACTAACTTCTTTATCGCCTCTGTGCGTCAGCGGATGAACTTCATGTACTTTCAGGACGACATCAAGCTGATGCCGAACCTGACGATCAACGCGGGCGTGCGTTACGAACTGGCGACCCCGCAGTATGAAGCGCACAACAAGCTGGCTAACTTCGATCCGACGACCAAATCGTTGATTCAGGCAAAGGACGGTTCGATTTACAACCGTGCTCTCGTCAACATGCCGTTAACTAACGTTGGGCCGCGTTTCGGACTCTCCTATAGTGCGACACCGAATACGGTCATTCGTTCAGGCTATGGAATCAGCTATACGCAGTTCAATCGCGCGGGCGGAGAGAACAACCTCACTTACAATGGTCCTAATGTTGTGAACGCAACGATCAACAACTTTGCGCCGAGCCCGACAACGCTCTGCCAGAATGACACGCAGGACCAGACGAAATGCTTCCGGCAGACGCAGCAAGGCTATTCGGTCAACCTGACTGCTCCTTCTGCATTCAATCCGGCGTTGGTGACGTCGCGCTACATACCGAAGAACACCAAGACCGGATATGTGCAGAGCTACCATCTTTCGATACAGCATCAGCTTCCTGGCCAAGTTGTAATGGATGTGGCATATGTCGGCAACGCAGGCAGACATCTTCAGATTCTTGCAGACTACAACCAGGCATCAATATGCACTCAAGCATTGGCGACGAACTGCAAAGCTTCCCTGGCGTCTCGGCGTCCTGTCTCAACCTTTGGCGATATCGAGATTGCGTACGGCGGGGGAACCTCGAACTACAACGCGTTGCAGTTCAAGGTCGAGAAGCGCTACGGCAATGGTTTGTATCTTCTGAACTCCTTTACGTGGGGTCGCACCTTTGACTTGTCCGCCGGGCACCTGGAGACGAGCAACGGCGATAACTCGCGTGTGAACTTTGCCAATCCAAGCAGCGATTATGGCCGGTCGAACTATGACCAGCCGCTGAATAACACCACTGCCGTCATCTACGATCTGCCGTATGGACGCGGCCGTCACTTCGGGGGCAGTTCCTCGTATTTGATGGACGCCCTGCTGGGTGGGTGGCAGGTAACTCTTATCAACAGCATGACCAGTGGTCTTCCGACGAATCTCAATTACTCCAACAGCACATCAACTGGCACGAATGTGACCGATCTTTATACATATAGGCCGAATGTGATCGGAAATCCGGTAGCTCCATCATCGAATCGTACGAAGACAAAGACCGCTCTTACGGGCTACCTGTTGAAGTCGACCGGGCCGGGAGTTGCTGGCGCTTATGTTCCTACTACGGGTAATCCTTTCGGCAATGCGCAACGCAATATGGTGATGTCGCCGGCTTTCTATCAGGCGGACCTCGGCCTGCATAAAGCGTTTCCGCTCTGGAGAGAGGGTTCAACCTTTGACTTCCGTGCTGAGGCGTTCAACGTTCTCAACAAGGTCAACTACCAGGCGCCGGACGGGAATGTCAGTAATTCGACCTATGGTTCCATCACGTCTGCCTTTCCTGCGCGTCAGCTACAGTTAGCCGCTAAGATTATCTTTTAG